From the genome of Staphylococcus haemolyticus, one region includes:
- the mhqR gene encoding MarR family transcriptional regulator MhqR, translating into MDRTEHSLKAFIGLNRALDTLEKIVQQDVKNYGLNVTEFAVLELLYSKGPQPIQRIRDRVLIASSSISYVVSQLEDKGWITRDKDPSDKRVYNATLTDKGQQFMADIFPQHASTLEQAFSVLSEEELITIQQAFKKLSAQSTEV; encoded by the coding sequence ATGGATCGCACAGAACATTCATTAAAAGCATTTATTGGTCTAAATAGAGCATTAGATACATTAGAAAAAATCGTGCAACAAGATGTGAAGAATTACGGACTCAATGTGACGGAATTTGCGGTGTTAGAGTTACTCTATAGTAAAGGTCCACAACCTATTCAACGTATTAGAGATAGGGTGCTCATCGCGAGTAGTAGTATTTCATACGTTGTGAGCCAATTAGAAGACAAAGGTTGGATTACACGTGATAAAGATCCATCAGATAAGCGTGTATATAACGCAACACTTACTGACAAAGGTCAACAATTTATGGCAGATATATTTCCACAACATGCCTCAACGTTGGAACAAGCCTTCTCAGTTCTATCAGAAGAAGAATTGATAACGATTCAACAAGCATTCAAAAAATTAAGTGCACAATCTACTGAAGTGTAA